Proteins from a genomic interval of Bacillus thermozeamaize:
- a CDS encoding tRNA (N6-isopentenyl adenosine(37)-C2)-methylthiotransferase MiaB, whose translation MALQTVWKGFEAGRSIFIEIFIEPEFDVERVSQMTILITPDQLKAKKRGKEEVQIHRFESIPPELRELGKGKKYLIRTYGCQMNVHDSETMAGLLEMMGYQETMDEAQADLILFNTCAIRENAEDKVFGELGRLKPLKTTHPGLILGVCGCMAQEETVVQRILQTYPHVDLVFGTHNIHRLPYLLKEALYSKEMVVEVWSKEGDIVEQLPKARRESLRAWVNIMYGCDKFCTYCIVPYTRGKERSRLPQDVLDEVRHLARQGYKEITLLGQNVNAYGKDFTDIRYDFADLLDDVRKIGIPRVRFTTSHPKDFDDRLIEVLAKGGNLVEHIHLPVQSGNTTVLKRMARKYTREDYLRLVEKIKKAIPGVVLTTDIIVGFPGETEEQFADTLSLVKEVEFDSAYTFIYSPRPGTPAAKYEDDVPLEEKKERLERLNQLQGEISRRKNEQLRGKIVEVLVEGESKTNADVLSGRTRTNKLVHFKGPKHLIGQFVSVKITQPQTWTLKGEWLETPEYGVLEAVQ comes from the coding sequence ATGGCGTTACAGACGGTTTGGAAAGGATTCGAGGCAGGTCGATCGATTTTCATAGAAATTTTCATAGAACCGGAATTTGATGTAGAAAGGGTGAGTCAGATGACGATTTTGATTACCCCGGATCAACTGAAAGCAAAAAAGCGGGGAAAAGAAGAGGTCCAGATTCACCGGTTTGAATCCATTCCGCCGGAGTTAAGAGAACTCGGTAAAGGAAAGAAATATCTGATCCGGACCTATGGATGTCAAATGAATGTCCATGACAGCGAGACAATGGCCGGTCTTCTGGAGATGATGGGGTATCAGGAGACAATGGACGAAGCGCAGGCAGATTTGATTCTCTTTAATACCTGCGCGATCCGTGAAAACGCGGAGGACAAGGTTTTTGGAGAGCTCGGCCGCCTGAAGCCGCTCAAGACCACTCATCCAGGATTGATTCTGGGAGTATGCGGCTGCATGGCGCAGGAGGAAACAGTGGTCCAGCGGATCCTGCAAACCTATCCGCACGTTGATCTGGTGTTCGGAACCCACAATATCCACCGCCTGCCCTATCTTCTGAAGGAGGCGCTGTACAGCAAGGAAATGGTGGTGGAGGTTTGGTCCAAGGAAGGAGATATTGTTGAACAGCTGCCCAAGGCTCGCCGCGAGTCGTTAAGGGCATGGGTGAATATCATGTACGGGTGCGACAAGTTTTGCACCTACTGCATCGTCCCCTACACGCGCGGCAAGGAACGAAGCCGTCTTCCTCAGGATGTGCTGGACGAGGTGCGTCACCTGGCGCGTCAGGGGTACAAGGAGATCACGCTGCTTGGACAAAACGTCAACGCCTATGGCAAAGATTTTACCGACATCCGATATGACTTTGCCGACTTGCTGGATGACGTGCGCAAAATCGGGATTCCGCGCGTTCGTTTTACGACCAGCCATCCAAAGGATTTTGATGATCGGCTGATCGAAGTGCTGGCCAAAGGAGGCAATCTGGTTGAGCACATCCACTTGCCGGTTCAGTCCGGCAACACCACGGTCCTCAAGCGGATGGCTCGCAAATATACCCGGGAAGATTACTTGCGGCTGGTTGAAAAGATCAAGAAGGCGATTCCAGGCGTCGTCCTGACCACCGATATCATTGTCGGTTTCCCCGGCGAGACGGAGGAACAGTTTGCCGACACGCTTTCGCTGGTCAAAGAAGTGGAGTTTGATTCCGCATATACCTTTATTTACTCTCCCCGTCCCGGAACACCGGCTGCCAAATACGAAGACGATGTTCCTCTCGAGGAGAAGAAGGAAAGACTGGAAAGGCTCAATCAGCTGCAAGGCGAGATCAGCCGCCGGAAAAACGAGCAGCTGCGCGGAAAAATTGTTGAGGTGCTGGTGGAAGGGGAAAGCAAAACCAATGCCGACGTTTTGAGCGGACGGACACGCACCAATAAGCTGGTTCATTTTAAGGGACCCAAACATCTGATTGGTCAATTTGTATCCGTTAAAATCACCCAGCCCCAAACCTGGACGCTCAAGGGAGAATGGCTCGAAACACCAGAATACGGAGTGTTGGAGGCGGTGCAGTGA
- a CDS encoding spore coat protein: MSAATQRYHCREIFAKAICGKGRKFSQSTHTVSPLTPPVHILGAWVINHKYKAVKSGDFVEIVGSYDLNVWYACEKNTKTEVANETVSYVDHVPLSFMDGNMKDNDVQVLVTPTLEPNCIDAYLSPNGTNFVIEVEREFLVEIIGETKLSVLVCASDEDFVDKDFELDFMEEDLPNDLSDEEDEADLLL, from the coding sequence ATGTCAGCTGCCACCCAACGGTACCATTGTCGAGAAATCTTTGCAAAGGCGATATGTGGCAAGGGCCGGAAATTCTCCCAATCCACGCATACGGTATCCCCGTTGACCCCACCGGTGCACATTCTGGGCGCTTGGGTGATCAATCACAAGTATAAAGCGGTAAAATCGGGAGATTTTGTGGAAATTGTCGGTTCCTACGATCTTAACGTATGGTACGCTTGTGAGAAAAATACCAAGACAGAAGTCGCCAACGAGACTGTATCCTATGTGGATCACGTCCCCCTTTCGTTTATGGACGGGAACATGAAGGACAACGACGTGCAGGTGCTGGTGACGCCGACGCTGGAACCCAACTGCATTGACGCGTATCTTTCGCCGAATGGGACCAATTTTGTCATTGAAGTGGAACGGGAATTTCTCGTGGAGATCATCGGTGAAACGAAACTTTCGGTTCTGGTCTGCGCCAGTGACGAGGATTTTGTTGACAAGGATTTTGAGCTGGATTTCATGGAAGAAGATCTTCCGAATGATCTATCCGATGAGGAAGATGAGGCAGATTTGCTTTTATAA
- a CDS encoding master regulator for biofilm formation: MQEIMEKARQLADLIVRSEEVDFYRRAEQQIKRSQKVQSLIAQIKRKQKELVHAKHLNKEQLAAQLEQELERLQDELDEIPIVAEFKESQLEINDLLQMVTNVIANTISEKIILSTGGDPLTGETGLMPLEDEKK, from the coding sequence ATGCAAGAGATTATGGAAAAGGCCCGCCAATTGGCCGACCTGATTGTGCGATCGGAAGAGGTGGACTTCTATCGGCGAGCGGAGCAGCAAATCAAGCGAAGCCAAAAGGTCCAATCGTTGATCGCCCAGATCAAACGAAAGCAAAAAGAGCTGGTTCACGCCAAGCATTTGAACAAAGAACAACTGGCGGCCCAACTGGAACAGGAACTGGAAAGGCTGCAGGATGAGCTGGATGAGATCCCGATTGTGGCAGAATTTAAGGAATCCCAATTGGAAATCAACGATCTGCTGCAGATGGTGACCAACGTGATCGCCAACACGATTTCGGAAAAAATCATTCTTTCAACCGGAGGCGATCCGTTGACGGGAGAGACGGGTTTGATGCCGCTTGAAGACGAGAAAAAGTAA
- a CDS encoding 2-oxoacid ferredoxin oxidoreductase (catalyzes the coenzyme A dependent formation of succinyl-CoA from 2-oxoglutarate and ferredoxin), with protein MATVKDFRNNIKPNWCPGCGDFSVQAAIQRACANLGLEPEQVAIISGIGCSGRISGYINAYGFHGVHGRALPLAQGVKLANRELTVIAAGGDGDGFAIGLNHTIHAMRRNIDITYIVMDNQVYGLTKGQTSPRSQTGFVTKSTPQGAIEQPIAPIEMALASGASFVAQGFSSNVKQLTSLIEQAIQHRGFSFVNVFSPCVTYNKINTYDWFRQNIVELGDDYEPYDRQKALQVVHETNGLVTGLLYVNRDAKPYEDLLQGYSDVPLVHADLTVAPEQFQELLEEFV; from the coding sequence ATGGCAACCGTAAAAGATTTTCGGAACAACATCAAACCCAACTGGTGTCCGGGATGCGGGGATTTTTCAGTACAGGCTGCCATTCAGCGGGCCTGTGCCAACCTGGGCCTGGAGCCGGAGCAGGTGGCGATCATTTCAGGAATCGGGTGTTCTGGCAGAATTTCGGGATATATCAATGCGTACGGATTCCATGGCGTTCACGGGCGCGCCTTGCCGCTTGCACAGGGAGTGAAACTGGCCAACCGCGAGCTGACGGTAATCGCAGCCGGCGGCGACGGCGACGGGTTTGCCATCGGCTTGAACCACACGATTCACGCCATGCGGAGAAACATCGACATCACCTATATTGTCATGGACAACCAGGTGTATGGCCTGACAAAAGGGCAAACCTCTCCGCGAAGCCAAACCGGTTTTGTCACCAAAAGCACGCCGCAGGGGGCGATCGAACAGCCGATCGCGCCAATCGAGATGGCCCTTGCGTCCGGAGCAAGCTTTGTGGCTCAAGGGTTTTCCAGCAACGTCAAGCAATTGACCAGTTTGATTGAGCAGGCCATTCAGCACCGTGGGTTCTCCTTTGTCAATGTCTTCAGCCCATGTGTCACCTACAACAAAATCAATACCTACGACTGGTTCCGGCAGAACATCGTGGAGTTGGGTGACGACTATGAGCCTTACGATCGTCAAAAGGCGCTGCAAGTGGTCCATGAGACCAATGGCCTGGTCACCGGATTGTTGTATGTCAACCGGGACGCCAAGCCCTATGAAGACTTGCTGCAGGGCTATTCCGATGTTCCGCTTGTCCATGCCGACTTGACGGTGGCGCCGGAACAATTTCAGGAGCTGCTGGAAGAGTTTGTATAA
- a CDS encoding 2-oxoglutarate ferredoxin oxidoreductase subunit alpha translates to MIDQLSWKVGGQQGEGIDSTGEIFAAALNRQGYYLYGYRHFSSRIKGGHTNSKIRVSTRLIRSISDDLDILVAFDQETIDVNHHELRQGGVIIADAKFSPKLPENAIPGIRLYAVPLTEIAEQHGTSLMKNMVAVGASSALLGLDPEIFREVLEGLFSRKGKQVVENNMQALLEGAAFIKEHASDVLGEFKLQPGDGKRRLFMIGNDAISLGAIAAGCRIMAAYPITPASDIMEYLAKKLPKFGGTVIQTEDEIAAMNLVIGAAYAGVRAMTASAGPGLSLKTEAIGLAGMTETPVVIVDTQRGGPSTGLPTKTEQSDINAMIYSTHGEIPKIVIAPSTAEEAFYDTVEAFNLAEEYQCPVIILTDLQLSLGKQTVEPLDYSKVEIRRGKLLAGQELPPIQGNFKRYEITEDGISPRVVPGQKYGIHHVTGVEHSETGSPSEAPENRKKMMEKRLRKLQHLRFASPLYVDAKHEEADILFVGINSTRGTIQEAKERLEKEGLKVNHVHVRLVHPFPTEQMKPYVEKAKMVMVVENNATGQLANQIKLHVGHAEKVKNILKYDGNPFLPKEIESQAKALFTLEKELI, encoded by the coding sequence ATGATCGATCAGTTATCGTGGAAAGTGGGCGGCCAACAAGGCGAAGGAATTGACAGCACAGGAGAGATTTTTGCTGCAGCGTTGAATCGTCAGGGGTATTATCTTTACGGGTACCGTCACTTTTCTTCCCGGATCAAAGGAGGACACACGAACAGCAAAATCCGTGTCAGCACTCGCCTGATTCGTTCCATTTCGGATGATCTGGACATTCTGGTCGCGTTTGACCAAGAGACGATTGACGTGAACCATCATGAGTTGCGGCAGGGTGGGGTGATCATAGCTGACGCCAAGTTTTCACCCAAGCTCCCAGAAAATGCCATTCCGGGCATTCGCCTATATGCAGTGCCGCTGACCGAAATTGCAGAACAGCACGGAACCTCGCTGATGAAAAATATGGTTGCGGTGGGGGCATCGAGTGCGTTGCTGGGCCTGGATCCAGAGATTTTTCGTGAAGTCCTGGAGGGCCTTTTTTCGCGTAAAGGTAAACAAGTGGTTGAAAATAATATGCAGGCATTGCTTGAGGGTGCCGCCTTTATCAAGGAACATGCCTCTGATGTGCTCGGGGAGTTTAAGCTCCAACCAGGGGACGGTAAGAGGCGCCTTTTTATGATCGGAAATGACGCGATCTCTCTTGGCGCCATCGCTGCTGGGTGCCGGATCATGGCAGCCTATCCGATTACGCCGGCTTCGGATATCATGGAATACCTGGCGAAAAAGTTGCCGAAGTTCGGTGGCACGGTGATTCAAACCGAAGATGAGATCGCGGCAATGAATCTGGTCATCGGCGCTGCATACGCAGGGGTTCGGGCGATGACAGCTTCAGCCGGTCCGGGCTTGTCGCTGAAGACGGAGGCGATTGGACTGGCCGGGATGACCGAGACGCCGGTCGTCATTGTGGATACCCAGCGGGGCGGACCCAGCACTGGCTTGCCGACAAAGACGGAGCAGTCGGATATCAACGCGATGATTTATTCCACGCACGGCGAGATTCCGAAAATCGTCATTGCGCCGAGCACGGCAGAGGAGGCCTTTTACGATACGGTTGAAGCCTTCAACTTGGCGGAAGAATATCAATGCCCTGTGATCATTCTGACCGATTTGCAGCTTTCTCTTGGCAAGCAGACAGTGGAACCGCTCGATTACAGCAAGGTGGAGATCCGGCGTGGCAAACTGCTTGCCGGCCAAGAATTGCCGCCGATCCAGGGGAATTTCAAACGCTATGAGATAACTGAGGATGGCATCTCCCCGCGTGTTGTGCCCGGACAGAAATACGGGATTCACCACGTCACAGGGGTGGAACACAGTGAAACAGGCAGCCCCTCTGAGGCTCCCGAAAACCGCAAGAAAATGATGGAAAAGCGTCTTCGCAAGCTGCAACACCTGCGCTTTGCTTCACCCCTGTATGTAGATGCCAAACACGAAGAAGCGGATATCCTGTTTGTCGGTATCAATTCGACCCGCGGGACGATACAAGAAGCGAAGGAACGGCTGGAAAAAGAGGGATTGAAAGTCAATCACGTCCATGTCCGGCTGGTTCATCCATTCCCGACTGAACAAATGAAACCGTACGTTGAAAAGGCCAAAATGGTCATGGTCGTCGAAAACAACGCAACGGGGCAGTTGGCCAATCAAATCAAGCTGCACGTCGGCCACGCAGAGAAGGTGAAGAACATCCTCAAATATGACGGCAACCCCTTCTTGCCAAAAGAGATCGAATCACAGGCAAAGGCTCTGTTCACCCTTGAAAAGGAGCTGATTTAA